The proteins below are encoded in one region of Tachypleus tridentatus isolate NWPU-2018 chromosome 4, ASM421037v1, whole genome shotgun sequence:
- the LOC143248708 gene encoding BRISC and BRCA1-A complex member 1-like isoform X2: MASSNERSEGTVLETTEKQSGQLLKTTDTTPADKEKPTCPDNGSEFQDLNRRHSLSAPQYKPRTLDEEIQATPKVNCPEKIIICVDLSSEMESSPFKLGDGSRLSALEMMKRTLEIFVHSKHRIDKRHQFVLTILHENTLWLGDFTSDPKEICGMLEDLNETKPCEACNLSSIFEIMSEQVELPVLSNPAVLPPPYVVRLLLIYGRSNTMPEIQRNQEIVKNFLDSCYFFMDVLYIHDSPNEDNKSQEIFDVFCDIDKRSTFYIFEVAHNTTKFHNCMAKLLAHPLQRPSQMDTFYKVDFSED, encoded by the exons caCCAGCAGATAAAGAGAAACCAACGTGTCCTGATAATGGCTCAGAATTTCAAGATCTTAACAGAAGACATTCACTGTCAGCCCCTCAGTATAAACCTAGAACCCTGGATGAAGAAATTCAGGCAACTCCAAAAGTTAATTGCCCTGAAAAAATT ATTATTTGTGTAGATTTGTCTTCAGAGATGGAAAGTTCACCATTTAAATTGGGAGATGG ctCAAGACTTTCAGCTCTTGAAATGATGAAACGTACCTTGGAAATATTTGTCCACAGTAAACACAGAATAGACAAAAGACATCAGTTTGTTCTGACTATACTCCATGAAAATACCCTATGG CTAGGAGATTTTACTTCAGATCCTAAAGAAATATGTGGCATGTTAGAAGACTTGAATGAAACTAAACCATGTGAAGCTTGTA ATTTATCATctatttttgaaattat GTCGGAACAAGTAGAATTGCCAGTTCTTTCGAATCCAGCTGTTCTTCCCCCACCGTACGTGGTAAGACTTCTACTGATTTATGGTCGATCCAATACAATGCCTGAAATTCAGAGAAATCAAGAG atagTAAAGAACTTCCtcgattcttgttatttttttatggaTGTTCTATATATCCATGATTCACCAAACGAGGATAACAAAAGTCAG GAGATCTTCGATGTTTTCTGTGACATCGATAAAAGGTCAACATTTTATATCTTTGAGGTAGCACACAACACAACCAAATTTCACAATTGTATGGCTAAGCTCTTAGCTCACCCGCTCCAGCGACCTTCTCAGATGGATACATTTTACAAAGTGGACTTTTCAGAAGATTAG
- the LOC143248708 gene encoding BRISC and BRCA1-A complex member 1-like isoform X1, whose translation MASSNERSEGTVLETTEKQSGQLLKTTDTINERLDTQVSLHIPSEVLEATNNVDEGTSKDIEQCCHVDESTAPADKEKPTCPDNGSEFQDLNRRHSLSAPQYKPRTLDEEIQATPKVNCPEKIIICVDLSSEMESSPFKLGDGSRLSALEMMKRTLEIFVHSKHRIDKRHQFVLTILHENTLWLGDFTSDPKEICGMLEDLNETKPCEACNLSSIFEIMSEQVELPVLSNPAVLPPPYVVRLLLIYGRSNTMPEIQRNQEIVKNFLDSCYFFMDVLYIHDSPNEDNKSQEIFDVFCDIDKRSTFYIFEVAHNTTKFHNCMAKLLAHPLQRPSQMDTFYKVDFSED comes from the exons TAAATGAAAGATTGGACACCCAAGTAAGCTTGCATATACCTTCAGAAGTGTTGGAAGCTACAAATAATGTAGACGAAGGAACATCAAAAGACATTGAACAGTGTTGTCATGTAGATGAAAGTACTG caCCAGCAGATAAAGAGAAACCAACGTGTCCTGATAATGGCTCAGAATTTCAAGATCTTAACAGAAGACATTCACTGTCAGCCCCTCAGTATAAACCTAGAACCCTGGATGAAGAAATTCAGGCAACTCCAAAAGTTAATTGCCCTGAAAAAATT ATTATTTGTGTAGATTTGTCTTCAGAGATGGAAAGTTCACCATTTAAATTGGGAGATGG ctCAAGACTTTCAGCTCTTGAAATGATGAAACGTACCTTGGAAATATTTGTCCACAGTAAACACAGAATAGACAAAAGACATCAGTTTGTTCTGACTATACTCCATGAAAATACCCTATGG CTAGGAGATTTTACTTCAGATCCTAAAGAAATATGTGGCATGTTAGAAGACTTGAATGAAACTAAACCATGTGAAGCTTGTA ATTTATCATctatttttgaaattat GTCGGAACAAGTAGAATTGCCAGTTCTTTCGAATCCAGCTGTTCTTCCCCCACCGTACGTGGTAAGACTTCTACTGATTTATGGTCGATCCAATACAATGCCTGAAATTCAGAGAAATCAAGAG atagTAAAGAACTTCCtcgattcttgttatttttttatggaTGTTCTATATATCCATGATTCACCAAACGAGGATAACAAAAGTCAG GAGATCTTCGATGTTTTCTGTGACATCGATAAAAGGTCAACATTTTATATCTTTGAGGTAGCACACAACACAACCAAATTTCACAATTGTATGGCTAAGCTCTTAGCTCACCCGCTCCAGCGACCTTCTCAGATGGATACATTTTACAAAGTGGACTTTTCAGAAGATTAG